The following are encoded together in the Burkholderiales bacterium genome:
- a CDS encoding helix-turn-helix transcriptional regulator, with protein sequence MIPDDTLAEAASPLDPPPPSNGHRNCPVRDVLDRLGDKWSTLILVTLAQGPQRFNALARAVPDISRRMLTETLRHLERDGLIWREVTPSTPPSVAYGLTSLGISLMPPLKALIAWAERHQPEIAAARKRFDGRMVKG encoded by the coding sequence ATGATTCCAGATGACACGCTTGCCGAAGCCGCTTCACCCCTTGATCCGCCGCCGCCGTCGAACGGACACCGGAACTGTCCGGTGCGCGACGTGCTCGACCGCCTGGGCGACAAGTGGTCGACGCTGATTCTCGTGACCCTGGCCCAGGGTCCGCAACGATTCAATGCCCTGGCCCGCGCCGTGCCCGACATTTCGCGCCGGATGCTCACCGAAACGCTGCGCCACCTCGAACGCGACGGACTCATCTGGCGCGAGGTGACCCCCTCGACACCACCGTCGGTGGCCTACGGGCTCACGTCCCTGGGAATTTCGCTGATGCCACCGCTCAAGGCCCTCATCGCCTGGGCGGAGCGTCACCAGCCCGAGATCGCCGCCGCCCGTAAACGCTTCGATGGCCGCATGGTCAAGGGCTGA
- the gstA gene encoding glutathione transferase GstA, whose protein sequence is MKLYYSPGACSLSPHIVLREGGFDFSLERVDLKSSVTETGADYKAINPNGYVPALQLDDGQVLTEGPAIVQYLADRVPEKRLAPPTGTMERYRLMEWLNFISTELHKGFGALFNPKLPDEAKSIIKSQLVSRIEHANRRLTGKPYAMGDTFTVADAYLFTVLGWGKYVGIDLSPWPALTAYLGRVGARPAVQAALAAEGLIPAKEEGER, encoded by the coding sequence ATGAAGCTCTACTACAGTCCCGGTGCCTGTTCCCTCTCACCCCACATCGTCCTGCGCGAGGGCGGGTTTGATTTCAGCCTCGAGCGGGTCGATCTCAAGAGCTCGGTCACTGAAACCGGCGCCGATTACAAGGCCATCAACCCCAATGGCTATGTCCCGGCCTTGCAGCTCGACGATGGGCAGGTGCTCACCGAAGGCCCGGCCATCGTGCAGTACCTGGCCGATCGAGTGCCGGAAAAACGCCTGGCGCCGCCGACGGGCACGATGGAACGCTACCGTCTGATGGAATGGCTCAATTTCATTTCCACGGAGTTGCACAAGGGCTTTGGCGCGCTGTTCAACCCGAAACTGCCGGATGAGGCGAAATCCATCATCAAGTCGCAGCTTGTGAGCCGCATCGAGCATGCCAACCGGCGGTTGACGGGCAAGCCCTACGCCATGGGCGACACCTTCACGGTGGCGGATGCCTATCTCTTCACCGTGCTCGGCTGGGGCAAATATGTCGGCATTGACCTTTCGCCCTGGCCGGCGCTCACCGCCTATCTTGGGCGGGTGGGCGCCCGCCCGGCAGTCCAGGCCGCGCTTGCTGCCGAAGGGCTGATCCCTGCGAAAGAAGAAGGAGAACGATGA
- a CDS encoding dioxygenase — protein sequence MAWDPPDAWDRHRAFLERLPATLPERPRALLVISAHWEAPQFTVQKNAAPPLLYDYYGFPPHTYQLAWPAAGSPQLAERVVALLSAAGLPCTFDTQRGFDHGVFVPLKVAFPAADIPCVQLSLRADLDPAAHLAAGRALAPLRDEGVLIMGSGNTYHNMGVMMHALRGDVTNIHGREFDAWLTETVTHPDAAERARRLSEWFRAPGARDAAPREEHLIPLLVAAGAAGADKGVKCFEDRVMGAVESAFRFG from the coding sequence ATGGCGTGGGACCCGCCCGATGCGTGGGACCGCCACCGCGCGTTTCTGGAACGCCTTCCCGCCACCCTGCCGGAGCGGCCACGCGCACTGCTGGTGATCTCGGCTCACTGGGAAGCGCCGCAGTTCACCGTGCAGAAGAATGCCGCGCCGCCGCTCCTCTACGACTACTACGGCTTTCCGCCCCACACCTACCAGCTCGCCTGGCCTGCGGCCGGTTCACCGCAGCTGGCAGAGCGGGTGGTAGCGCTGTTGTCGGCGGCGGGTTTGCCCTGCACCTTCGATACCCAAAGGGGTTTCGACCACGGGGTGTTCGTGCCGCTGAAAGTGGCCTTCCCGGCAGCGGACATCCCCTGCGTGCAACTGTCGTTGCGCGCCGACCTCGATCCGGCTGCGCATCTTGCCGCCGGCCGCGCGCTGGCGCCGTTGCGCGACGAAGGCGTGCTGATCATGGGCTCCGGCAACACTTACCACAACATGGGCGTGATGATGCACGCGCTGCGGGGGGACGTGACCAACATTCACGGACGCGAATTCGACGCCTGGCTCACCGAGACGGTGACCCATCCGGATGCAGCCGAGCGCGCGCGGCGATTGTCGGAGTGGTTCCGCGCACCCGGTGCGCGTGATGCGGCCCCGCGCGAGGAGCATTTGATCCCGCTTTTGGTTGCCGCCGGTGCTGCGGGTGCCGACAAGGGGGTGAAGTGCTTCGAGGATCGCGTCATGGGCGCGGTGGAAAGCGCTTTCCGTTTCGGCTGA
- a CDS encoding zinc ribbon domain-containing protein: MEAAITAVTATAAIQAIRKAAAPVAAIPAPQCGSANTAEARFCQQCGASLLPAKCAGCGAELAAGAKFCGQCGKPRQ, translated from the coding sequence ATCGAGGCGGCCATCACGGCGGTCACGGCTACGGCGGCTATCCAGGCTATCCGCAAGGCGGCGGCCCCGGTGGCGGCAATCCCTGCCCCCCAATGCGGCAGCGCCAACACGGCCGAAGCGCGCTTCTGCCAGCAGTGCGGCGCGTCCCTGCTACCCGCCAAATGCGCCGGCTGCGGCGCGGAACTCGCGGCGGGCGCCAAGTTTTGCGGCCAGTGCGGCAAGCCTAGGCAATGA
- a CDS encoding PAS domain S-box protein, protein MQQQFALQEEALRGLVGLFAASEEVSRRDFDAHIATLRLRERFPAALEFRFARRLTPAELPAWQRQVARSLAELGEPVPDLSPKPPGPRGEYFLVECVAPFSAASLGLDLLASSPRRAAIGRLRAGQGFALSERLGAEYPDFPAYALLAALPPKGHTPPPGVVALIFRPDRLVGEMARAAKDYDIELYDAPPTAALGTSVLPIFNTHAENEAPYAGRSGFHQARLPLTVGDRQWTLVVTALAAWPLARQYGWFPWAIGAGGGFLSLFGAALLAFLLQRQWQAERQLRLTEADLERAQAVAEIGSWHLDGDGRLLWSRETYRMFGIPAGEPVSYERFLACVHPEDRERVDAAWQAALKGAPYRIQHRIIVAGEPRWVEERAELHFAPNGALAHADGTVRDITREKAAEEELRQLNAELETRVAERTARLSAVLDNLLDAVIVIDEHGLIQSANPALERLLGYAPEEVLGQNVSLLMPEPHRSAHDGYIARYLATGEAHIIGIGREVEALRKSGERVAVELAVSEYRLGDQRYFVGVLHDIREHKRLLAEKERLLAERQEFLATMSHEIRTPLTGMLGMLELLSLTELDADQRHELAIARESGKALARIVDDILDYSKIEAGRLTLSPEPENLKALIESVRDAYLATASAKGLSLMSFVDPRLPAAVLVDGMRLRQILSNFVSNALKFTAEGYVELRADWLAGDESQVTVKFSVHDTGVGIAPDVQAKLFERYTQADATTARRYGGTGLGLAICKHLTEMMGGAIGVESQPARGSTFFVTLTLPVAEAAAAPPPAATPALRQLDSGGRPVLVADDHPTNRALIARQMQLLGLPVELAENGNQALAKWKHGDYALILTDVHMPVMDGFELAQAVREIEAKEGRKHTPILAWTAAAMDEEVARARAAGMDDVLVKPTELAELRRTLSRWLPFAAANGLAPLPALDAVLDRNVLGQLAEGAEEERLILADFLHQTRGDLAALAAALAAADGAAAARQAHRIKGASRMVGASRLAARAARVEDAARRQDFAEARARLAEMEADLAELAAMNGLHPEAAAPALPDAPPVWDPAVLADMVGESVQLQREMIESFFSHAADTLSELRSAYEKREARPLARAAHKLKSAARAIGALEVAELAARLEAAGNNADWPAAETAHQALDAAWARLERRFEGGAR, encoded by the coding sequence ATGCAGCAGCAGTTCGCGTTGCAGGAGGAGGCGCTGCGCGGGCTGGTAGGCCTGTTTGCGGCTTCGGAGGAAGTGAGCCGGCGGGATTTCGATGCCCATATCGCAACGCTCCGGCTGCGCGAGCGTTTCCCGGCCGCGCTCGAATTCCGTTTCGCGCGCCGGCTGACGCCGGCGGAACTCCCCGCCTGGCAGCGGCAGGTGGCGCGCTCGCTGGCGGAGCTCGGCGAACCCGTGCCGGATCTGTCGCCCAAGCCGCCCGGCCCGCGCGGGGAATACTTCCTCGTCGAATGCGTCGCGCCGTTTTCCGCGGCCAGCCTCGGCCTCGATCTCCTGGCTTCTTCGCCCCGGCGCGCGGCGATCGGGCGGCTGCGCGCCGGGCAGGGCTTCGCGCTGAGCGAGCGGCTCGGCGCCGAATATCCGGATTTCCCCGCCTATGCGTTGCTGGCCGCGCTGCCGCCGAAAGGGCATACGCCGCCGCCGGGCGTCGTCGCCTTGATCTTCCGGCCCGACCGTCTGGTGGGTGAGATGGCGAGGGCAGCCAAGGATTACGACATCGAGCTCTACGATGCGCCGCCGACGGCCGCCCTCGGCACGAGCGTGCTGCCCATTTTCAATACCCATGCCGAAAATGAAGCGCCCTACGCCGGGCGCAGCGGCTTTCATCAGGCGCGGCTGCCGCTCACCGTGGGCGACCGGCAATGGACGCTGGTCGTCACCGCCCTGGCCGCCTGGCCGCTGGCGCGGCAATACGGCTGGTTTCCCTGGGCGATCGGCGCGGGCGGCGGTTTCTTGAGTCTGTTCGGCGCCGCGCTGCTCGCCTTCCTGCTCCAGCGGCAATGGCAGGCCGAGCGGCAATTGCGGCTCACCGAGGCCGACCTGGAGCGCGCGCAGGCCGTCGCCGAGATCGGCAGCTGGCATCTCGACGGCGACGGGCGTTTGCTCTGGTCGCGCGAGACCTACCGGATGTTCGGCATCCCGGCAGGCGAGCCGGTGAGTTACGAGCGCTTTCTCGCCTGCGTCCATCCTGAGGATCGCGAGAGGGTCGACGCCGCCTGGCAGGCGGCGCTCAAAGGCGCGCCCTACCGCATCCAGCATCGCATCATCGTCGCTGGCGAGCCGCGCTGGGTGGAGGAGCGCGCCGAGCTGCACTTCGCGCCGAACGGTGCGCTCGCCCACGCCGACGGCACGGTGCGCGACATCACGCGCGAGAAGGCCGCCGAGGAGGAACTCCGGCAGCTCAACGCGGAGCTCGAGACGCGGGTCGCCGAGCGCACCGCCCGCCTTTCTGCCGTGCTCGACAACCTGCTCGATGCCGTCATCGTCATCGACGAACACGGCCTCATCCAGTCGGCCAACCCGGCGCTCGAGCGGCTGTTGGGCTACGCCCCCGAGGAAGTGCTCGGGCAGAACGTCTCCCTGCTCATGCCCGAGCCGCACCGCAGCGCCCATGACGGGTATATCGCCCGCTATCTCGCCACCGGCGAGGCGCACATCATCGGCATCGGCCGAGAGGTGGAGGCGCTGCGCAAGTCGGGCGAGCGGGTTGCCGTGGAGCTTGCGGTGAGCGAATACCGCCTCGGCGACCAACGCTATTTCGTCGGCGTGCTGCACGACATCCGTGAGCACAAACGCCTTCTGGCCGAGAAGGAACGCCTGCTCGCCGAGCGGCAGGAGTTCCTCGCCACGATGAGCCACGAGATCCGTACGCCGCTCACCGGCATGCTGGGGATGCTGGAATTGCTCTCGTTGACCGAGCTCGATGCCGATCAGCGCCATGAGCTGGCGATCGCGCGCGAATCGGGCAAGGCGCTCGCGCGCATCGTCGACGACATCCTCGACTATTCGAAGATCGAGGCGGGCCGGCTCACCCTGTCGCCCGAGCCGGAAAACCTGAAGGCGCTGATCGAGTCGGTGCGCGATGCCTATCTCGCCACCGCCAGCGCGAAGGGCCTGTCATTGATGAGCTTCGTCGATCCGAGGCTACCGGCCGCCGTGCTCGTGGACGGGATGCGTCTGCGGCAGATCCTTTCCAACTTCGTTTCCAACGCGCTGAAATTCACCGCCGAGGGCTATGTCGAGCTGCGCGCCGACTGGCTGGCGGGCGATGAAAGCCAGGTGACGGTGAAGTTCTCGGTGCATGATACCGGCGTCGGCATCGCTCCCGACGTGCAGGCGAAGCTGTTCGAACGCTACACCCAGGCCGATGCGACCACCGCGCGCCGCTATGGCGGCACCGGGCTGGGGCTGGCGATCTGCAAGCATTTGACCGAGATGATGGGCGGCGCGATCGGCGTCGAATCCCAGCCGGCGCGCGGCAGCACCTTCTTCGTCACGCTGACGCTGCCGGTCGCCGAGGCCGCCGCCGCGCCGCCGCCGGCCGCCACGCCCGCGCTGCGCCAGCTCGATTCCGGCGGCCGGCCGGTCCTGGTGGCCGACGATCACCCGACCAACCGCGCACTGATCGCGCGCCAGATGCAGCTCCTCGGCCTGCCGGTGGAGCTGGCGGAAAACGGCAACCAGGCGCTGGCCAAATGGAAACACGGCGACTACGCGCTGATCCTCACCGACGTGCACATGCCGGTGATGGACGGTTTCGAGCTCGCCCAGGCGGTGCGCGAGATCGAAGCGAAGGAGGGCCGCAAGCACACGCCGATCCTCGCCTGGACCGCGGCGGCGATGGACGAGGAAGTGGCACGCGCCCGCGCCGCCGGCATGGACGACGTGCTGGTCAAGCCCACCGAACTCGCTGAACTGCGACGTACGCTCTCGCGCTGGCTGCCGTTCGCCGCGGCCAATGGTCTCGCGCCGCTGCCGGCGCTCGACGCGGTGCTCGATCGCAACGTGCTCGGCCAACTGGCCGAAGGCGCCGAGGAAGAGCGGCTGATCCTCGCCGATTTCCTGCACCAGACCCGGGGCGACCTCGCCGCGCTGGCCGCCGCGCTGGCCGCGGCCGATGGCGCCGCCGCGGCGCGGCAGGCGCACCGCATCAAAGGCGCTTCCCGCATGGTGGGCGCGAGCCGTCTCGCCGCGCGCGCCGCGCGGGTGGAAGATGCCGCGCGGCGGCAGGATTTCGCCGAGGCCCGTGCGCGCCTGGCCGAGATGGAGGCCGACCTGGCCGAACTGGCGGCGATGAATGGCCTGCACCCCGAAGCCGCCGCGCCTGCATTGCCTGATGCGCCGCCGGTCTGGGATCCTGCGGTGCTGGCCGACATGGTCGGCGAGTCGGTGCAACTGCAGCGCGAGATGATCGAGAGCTTCTTCAGCCATGCCGCCGACACCTTGAGCGAGCTGCGCAGCGCGTACGAAAAGCGCGAGGCGCGGCCGCTCGCGCGCGCCGCGCACAAGCTCAAGTCCGCCGCGCGCGCGATCGGCGCGCTGGAAGTCGCCGAGCTCGCCGCCCGGCTCGAGGCGGCCGGCAACAATGCCGACTGGCCGGCCGCCGAGACCGCGCATCAGGCGCTCGATGCCGCCTGGGCGCGATTGGAACGACGGTTTGAAGGAGGCGCGAGATGA
- a CDS encoding CusA/CzcA family heavy metal efflux RND transporter, whose translation ALDFGIIIDGAVVIVENCVRRLAHAQAHHGRPLTRVERFHEVFAASREARRPLLYGQLIIMVVYLPIFALTGVEGKMFHPMAFTVVAALLGAMILSVTFIPAAVALLIGERVAEKENRLMGWARRGYEPVFRLAMENQPVVLTMAAVAVALSLLLATRMGAEFVPSLNEGDIALHALRIPGTSLTQAIGMQAELERTIKAFPEVDRVFAKIGTAEIATDPMPPNVADTFVMLKPQSEWPDPTRSKADLVGAMQEAVGKVPGNNYEFTQPIQMRFNELLSGVRSDVAVKVFGDDMEVMNATASEIAEVLEKVPGAADVKVEQTTGLPMLTLGIDRAKIARLGINVSDVQDALAIAVGGREAGQLFQGDRRFDIVVRLPESLRSDLEAIRQIPIRLPAANAGGNAPYVRLGDVASLEIAPGPNQISRENGKRRVVVTANVRGRDIGSFVAEAQARLAEQVQVPSGYWVTWGGTFEQLQSAAKRLEIVVPVALLLIFMLLFAMFNNVKDGLLVFTGVPFALTGGILALWLRDIPLSISAGVGFIALSGVAVLNGLVMIAFIRSLREEGRPLDEAIREGAMTRLRPVLMTALVASLGFIPMAIATGTGAEVQRPLATVVIGGILSSTALTLLVLPSLYRLAHWREEAEEAAVGAEPQVQPS comes from the coding sequence GCGCTGGACTTCGGCATCATCATCGACGGTGCCGTGGTGATCGTGGAAAACTGTGTGCGGCGGCTCGCCCACGCGCAGGCGCATCATGGCCGGCCTTTGACCCGCGTTGAGCGCTTTCATGAGGTGTTCGCGGCGTCGCGCGAAGCACGCCGGCCACTCCTGTACGGCCAGCTCATCATCATGGTGGTCTACCTGCCGATCTTCGCCCTCACCGGCGTGGAAGGCAAAATGTTCCATCCGATGGCGTTCACCGTGGTGGCCGCCCTGCTGGGCGCCATGATCCTGTCGGTCACCTTCATCCCCGCCGCCGTGGCGCTGCTGATCGGCGAGAGGGTGGCCGAGAAGGAAAACCGCCTGATGGGCTGGGCCAGGCGCGGCTACGAGCCGGTGTTCCGGCTCGCCATGGAGAACCAGCCCGTGGTGCTGACGATGGCGGCCGTCGCGGTGGCGCTCTCACTGCTGCTCGCCACCCGCATGGGAGCCGAATTCGTGCCCAGCCTCAACGAGGGCGACATCGCGCTGCACGCCCTGCGCATTCCGGGCACGAGCCTTACCCAGGCGATCGGCATGCAGGCAGAACTGGAGCGGACCATCAAGGCGTTTCCCGAAGTCGACAGGGTCTTCGCCAAGATCGGCACGGCCGAGATCGCCACGGACCCCATGCCGCCCAACGTCGCCGACACCTTTGTGATGTTGAAGCCGCAATCCGAATGGCCCGATCCGACGCGCAGCAAGGCCGATCTCGTCGGCGCCATGCAGGAAGCGGTCGGCAAGGTGCCGGGCAACAACTACGAGTTCACCCAGCCAATCCAGATGCGCTTCAACGAGCTGCTCTCCGGCGTACGCTCGGACGTGGCGGTGAAAGTCTTCGGCGACGACATGGAGGTGATGAACGCCACCGCCAGCGAGATCGCGGAGGTGTTGGAGAAGGTGCCAGGCGCGGCCGACGTCAAGGTCGAACAGACCACGGGGCTACCCATGCTGACGCTCGGCATCGATCGGGCGAAGATCGCCCGCCTCGGCATCAATGTCAGCGACGTGCAGGATGCCTTGGCCATCGCCGTGGGCGGGCGCGAGGCCGGCCAGCTGTTCCAGGGCGACCGGCGCTTCGACATCGTCGTGCGCCTGCCGGAGTCCTTGCGCAGCGACCTGGAGGCGATCAGGCAGATACCGATCCGGCTGCCCGCCGCGAACGCGGGAGGCAATGCCCCCTACGTGCGGCTCGGCGACGTGGCCAGCCTGGAGATCGCGCCAGGCCCCAACCAGATCAGCCGCGAGAACGGCAAGCGGCGCGTGGTGGTTACCGCCAACGTGCGCGGGCGTGACATCGGGTCCTTCGTCGCCGAGGCGCAAGCAAGACTCGCCGAACAGGTCCAGGTCCCCAGCGGCTACTGGGTCACCTGGGGCGGCACCTTCGAACAGCTGCAGTCGGCCGCGAAGCGCCTGGAGATCGTGGTGCCCGTCGCGCTGCTGCTGATCTTCATGCTTCTGTTTGCGATGTTCAACAACGTCAAGGACGGGCTGCTGGTGTTCACCGGCGTGCCGTTTGCCCTGACCGGCGGCATCCTCGCGCTGTGGCTGCGCGACATCCCGCTTTCCATCTCCGCGGGCGTGGGTTTCATCGCACTGTCGGGCGTGGCGGTGCTGAACGGACTGGTGATGATCGCCTTCATACGCTCGCTGCGCGAAGAGGGCAGGCCGCTGGACGAGGCCATCCGCGAAGGCGCGATGACCCGGCTGCGCCCGGTACTGATGACCGCCTTGGTGGCCTCCCTCGGCTTTATTCCCATGGCAATCGCCACCGGGACGGGGGCGGAGGTGCAGCGCCCGCTCGCCACGGTCGTGATCGGCGGCATCCTGTCCTCGACAGCGCTCACCCTGCTGGTACTGCCGAGCCTGTATCGCCTGGCGCATTGGCGGGAGGAGGCGGAAGAAGCGGCTGTCGGCGCCGAGCCGCAAGTCCAGCCGTCCTGA
- a CDS encoding alkene reductase, with translation MMVNLFTPIQLGPLFLPNRIVMAPMTRSRALNNVPNDLMAKYYSLRAEAGLIITEGTSPSPNGLGYARIPGIYSDQQVAAWRKVTDAVHGAGGRIFVQLMHTGRVAHPANLPPGARILAPSAIAAPGEMWTDTQGMQPHPVPVMMSEDDILAAIAEYATACKRAIEAGFDGVELHGANGYLIDQFLNTAANQRSDRWGGSIDNRIRFAVEVARAAAQAIGPERVGMRISPYNNFNGMQPDPDMDALYIRLVEALNDIGLVYLHVVDHRAMGATGPSDEYKARLRAAFKGRFILSGGYDAARANADLEAGKGDLVAFGRPFIANPDLVQKLKTGGEIRPADPATFYTPDAKGYTEL, from the coding sequence ATGATGGTCAACCTGTTCACGCCGATTCAGCTCGGCCCGCTGTTTCTGCCCAACCGCATCGTCATGGCGCCCATGACCCGCTCGCGGGCGCTTAACAATGTGCCCAATGATTTGATGGCGAAGTACTACAGCCTGCGCGCCGAGGCGGGGTTGATCATCACCGAGGGCACCTCGCCTTCGCCCAACGGTCTGGGCTATGCGCGCATCCCCGGCATCTATTCCGATCAGCAGGTGGCCGCCTGGCGCAAGGTGACCGATGCCGTGCATGGCGCCGGGGGCCGCATCTTCGTGCAGCTCATGCACACCGGGCGCGTGGCACATCCGGCCAACCTGCCGCCGGGGGCGCGGATACTGGCGCCGTCGGCCATCGCCGCGCCGGGCGAGATGTGGACGGACACGCAAGGCATGCAGCCCCATCCCGTGCCCGTCATGATGAGCGAGGACGACATCCTCGCTGCCATCGCGGAATACGCCACGGCCTGCAAACGCGCCATCGAGGCCGGTTTCGACGGTGTCGAGCTGCATGGCGCGAACGGCTATCTCATCGACCAGTTCCTCAACACCGCAGCCAATCAGCGCAGCGATCGCTGGGGCGGCTCGATCGACAACCGCATCCGTTTCGCGGTGGAGGTGGCCCGCGCCGCAGCCCAGGCCATCGGGCCGGAACGGGTCGGCATGCGCATCTCGCCCTACAACAACTTCAACGGCATGCAGCCCGACCCGGACATGGACGCCCTCTATATCCGCCTGGTCGAAGCGCTCAACGACATCGGCCTGGTCTACCTCCATGTGGTGGATCATCGCGCCATGGGCGCGACCGGCCCCAGCGACGAATACAAGGCGCGCCTGCGGGCCGCGTTCAAGGGCAGATTCATCCTTTCCGGCGGCTACGATGCCGCGCGTGCGAACGCCGATCTGGAAGCGGGCAAGGGCGATCTGGTGGCCTTCGGCCGCCCCTTCATCGCCAACCCGGATCTGGTGCAAAAGCTCAAGACCGGTGGCGAGATCAGGCCCGCCGATCCGGCTACCTTCTATACGCCGGACGCAAAGGGTTACACCGAACTGTGA